The Aedes albopictus strain Foshan chromosome 1, AalbF5, whole genome shotgun sequence genomic interval GAGACTGAACATAACTTAAAGACGGCGAAGACGGTGTGAAATGCCTTTAGTAATGCCTGTAacctcttctgaaaaaaaaaaccattataAAGGCCTAGAAAACATCCTGCAATCGCCATAGACACCTtccaaatcctccaggaatttccctagaatcaCCCGAAGTTCCCAAAGTGCCTTGAAACTCATCTGAAACCCCCATAAAACTTCCTGGAAAGCCTGATAAAATCCCATTAAAACACCTTGGAACTTGAAACACCTTGAACTCCtctgaaaacctcctgaaacatcctTGCCAGCTTAATTAACTGAGaactgtgtatatcgtgtggtaggcacgaagatactatacccaaagaattcaaggaattttcctttgcgaaaagttcctggaccaaccaGAAATCAAACCCGTtagcctcccaagtaacacatttgtcacagaagagtcacggcagcgcaggtttttgttgcgcaggagtCACTGTGACCTACTTctgacaaataaatacttacttgctagaaataagtcacagtgacttcggcgcaacaaaaacctgcgctgccgtgaatcTTTTGTGACAAGTGTAGCATGGTcaatggtcatgctaaatactcATGCCTTTACATCTGTAGCTATATGAGCCCAATCCAGCTCCCTACACTTCCCCTCAATCCAACGGAAATTTCTAAGAAACCCCCTAAATTTCCCTAAAGCCTTGATACGTCTTTAAAACATACTTAAAACCTTTCTTGGGAGCTACCTGGAACTCCCAAAAATCTCTccaaaacccttctgaaacttctATGAAACATATATAtcaattaaattaaaatatttcaacTACCTACACCAAAATCTATTCAGCGATGAGACTATAAAGAACAGTCTTTAAAAAAGGAAAACAACATATCAGAAAATTTTACTCCAAAGAGTAaggaaaaatggtagaattaccTGTATATGCCATACACTACGAAAGCTATGAAAATATAAAGAACAATCTATGTATACAAGAGGAAATACATCATTTTTAAATCAGAAAACAGAAACAAGAACAGAAGTACAGTGATTAGTTGACCCAACGACATTTCTGCCTAATGACTTTCGGCCTTATGACCATTCGGCAACCCACAAATATTACTGAAGCGATACCGTATTTCAAACTTTGCTAAGATGGGAGTGATACAGTCCAGTTAGTCAGATATTATTACTTCGTTCTTACTTTGATAAATTGGTTCATCAACGACATATCGAGAAAATAACATTTATTGTATTGTTCAATTTCCTAAGCGTTACATCCGATATTATAACATCATTTTAAGTAGAAATATACTAGTAAGATTTGACACATAAAGACAGTCTAAATTTGCTACAACATTTTGACAACTTGGTGCTACACAGACCAGTATTCAATCGATAGTCACACACTTAACACTGATTGGTTCCCTTAGTGGTTTATTTACTCTCTTCAACAATTATGGTCTCACTGCCATCCAGCAGCGTTTGCTTCATAGCCGCCTCAATGTGCTCCTGAATGGTTGCATCGTCGTTTACCGTCGGATGCTTGTACCCCTCGAGGAAGTAGCAAGGCAATCCCTTGGCCTCCGCAAACTCTTTCGGCATGCAAGAAGCATCTCTCGGCTGCAACTGGAAGTTGTATCCCGGGTGCTTGATGAGCCACTCCTTGGTCGTAGGGCTGCAATTGATCTTGCATGCTTCACTTCCCGATTCGAACTTGTTGGCAATGGTAACGTTGTGTCCAAACAGGCAGTAACGAGGCATCTTCCGACCGACAACTCCGGTCAGAACCGTCCCGGTATGAATGCCGATACGCATCTGAAATTGAGAATGTTTGTAAAATGTATTGGAAGAATGGAGACCCGTGACTCACTCTAATATGTTGGCCATCGTGTGTATTGTACAAGGAACAAGTCTCGATCATCCTCAAAGCCATCCATGCCACCTTGTGTGCATCGTAGATACTGGCCCGGTGTAAACCACTTGCAACGCAATACGCATCCCCAATTGTTTCCACTTTGTAAACGTCGAAGAATCCGCAAAGCTCATCAAAGTGCTTGTACAAGCACTCCAGCATGTTGATTACCATAAACGGAGTTGCCCTAGAGCAGATACTAGTGAATCCAACAATGTCACTGAACAGCATTGTTACGTCCGAGTACGTCTTAGCATCGATCTGTGCTCCAAGCCAAAGCTTCTCCGCGATATCTTCCGGGAACATCAACTGCAGCAAGTTCACATTCTTCTTACGTTCCTTGGTAACCGCCGCGTTCGCTTCCTCGATGGAACTTTTAAGCTTATCCATACGACGACGGAGCCCATCTTGAGCTCGAGCCTGTTCTCCAACCAAAATCACCTCTCTGGTGGCATCATGCAGTGGAATATCAGATATGAAGAGTCCATTGCAGGTCAGGCCCTCCAACCCGTCCAAGAAAGGAGACCCAACAAATAGAAGCGAGTTGGACTCCGGGCAGAACACCATCTGTCCTTTGATCTCCAAACCTTTGGCGAAGAAGTCGGGACGACCTGGAGGGGCACGCAGCGAGATCATGAAGGGTGTATTCGTACGGCGGACTATCTCTCTGAATCTCAACGACAGCCCACGGGGTCGTTTGAAGCGGAAATACGTGCACGCCGACAGACCACTTGTCGCCATGTAGTTTTTGAACAACCGGCTGAAGCCTTGCCCAACCTGTACCAAGTTTAAATTCTCATCCATTATAAAATGCCAAGGAAACGCCTTGCAGAAGAAATCATTGTCCATTTTGAGATCTTTCGTGTCGGATGACACGCTCTCCCGCAACGTTCCATGGACCCGATTGTCAGCCACGATTGGAACGACCTGTTCCTCGAAATCATCCAACTTGAACAGGTAACGATAACGCGGTACGTCTCCATCCAACGGTTCCATCTCAATTGGCGGTTCGTAGTGGAACAGCAGTCGGCTCAACGCTTGTAGACATCCAAGAAGCAACCATGCCAAAACCGGTCGTTCCGATGTAAAGATCAGCTCACCTTCTCCGGCACAAACGAACCCGGTGTCGGAGATGTCCTCTTCCTGCAGTTTGAGGACATCGTATACGCCGTCCAGAGatccgagaaactcctgcagattgGATCCCAAACACTTGAATGCCCGTTCGATGATGCCGACACAAGCCGTGTGGATGAGCTCGTTGCCCAACAGAACCAGGATTTCGCTGGCCGATGATTCTGTGGAAGAGATAATGGTCACAAGTAAACTCCGACAGCAAAATACTAGCAAATCGAATGCATAACAAATTGATattacattttgatatcagtttgttTTGATTAATTTCGatgtaattttaaattattacaaaTGCTTAAATAATTTCCGGAGGTTTAGAGATGCATGGAGCTCCAGGATCGTACCTGAAGCACCTTTAAATCCCCCTGGGACCCCATGAGACACCCCTGGGACCAGTGTCTGAAAAGTGAAGCGTTTTTTCCCGTACGAAGCAAAATTTGTCCCTTTTTGACCGGCACTTATCAATCCAGAGCGGTAGCTATATGCCTCATTAGCCCACATGCTTCTGAAGCAAGGGAAAACAAGAGCAATGAAAATTATGCCTGATGGTTCAGTTACGTGTGTGTGAAAAGTGAAGAACGATGGTTCAGTTGAGTGTGGCTCTCTAAATCTTtttcttcgccggtgtatacggcaatgaatatatgAGGGTTCGATGCTGTTATTACAATGATACATTTGAGGCTCCGTGAAACGTctttgagaccctctggaaccccTTTAGCCCTCCTGAAGCACCACAGAGACCCCTCAAACACTCCTAAGACCTTTTGGCACCCTCCTGAGACttcctaaaatgcccctgagacacCCTGAAGCGCCCAAAGACCACCAGAGACCACATGAGATTCCCCCTGAAGCCCTATGGGACCCAATAAAACACACCTGATACCCCCTTACCTTACCGGCtaggctaaggcctgagtgagCTCTGCTGTACTTAGTAGCCGtcttcattctactcggtccatgagtGTATGTCTCCCAGTTTCGTACTCTGCGAAGGgtacgacccacctagctcgctgcttaccacgtcttcttgtacctgaCTTGTAGGATGACtttcgagaatcattttagtcgggttgctatccgacatcctgatgacccatgcaccgtagcctcccgattttcacggtgtgaacgatggttggctctttcagcagctgatgcagttcgtggttcattcgccttctccaattcccgtcttccatgTGCACTCCGATACCCCctactgaaaccccctgggaccccaagaaacgcccctgagacccccttatctatagaatgagaaaatgtGCTGATCAGAAACCCAAGATGTGGGTGCTTGGGTTATATGGAGATTgatccactaaaaactcattctctctcttccttaccttcgcgatgCGCCCGTTActctattggtaagcgttccaccagctaccgtttaacctttcaggacgtgcgccatcaagcaaccgaaattgcaccacgctcgcgctgtatatgacgagggaggttttttggtagtgttgtactttttacaacaacgcgcgtcctgaagggttaagttgtcctctctcccctggaTGCTTGGATCCAGGCTAGAactagactacccgttggactcaagctcctggaagatcggcccgccattttctctgttgTTCTTGTACGATTtgggagaccgtggaagtaacggaattccatcccgtacacatcctttcaacaatgttgtctggAGTGACAtatctaccgcatatctcctgcatactctaCCTTTGCTTTACAAAGCGTGGGCATTAGAAGAGCACATATTCCACGGTCTCATCGCAGTCTGCGCATTCCCGCATCCCGCAGCGGGAGAGCCTGCATGTCGAATCTGTGTAGATACCGCCCACGTGTCTCGatctcatccaatcctccactatgccaattgcgtgcgttgctgtcagcTCCACTTCCTCTattgactcgccgtataccacgagggtaatatcatcggcaaagccgaccttCTCCACGCTCATTGGAAGTATGtatgagcctcaatacgccatcatttgtcgcgttccatagtaccgggtccTGAGGTGATGTTGTAGCTATATTCACCTtcttcggtgtcatagattagcactcttagactaaccgggactcctaggtcgTGTATGGCACACTTGATGGTGGCGATGGCTGACGCCGTTGAACGCATTCTTCTCGTCCATCGTAACGACCGCGCAGTAGCGGATTCTCGTTCGCTTATTTTGAAGCGCTATCTCGACCATTTCGGTTACAGCCTTAATAGCGTCACCCATCCATCGAgccttccggaagccaaactggttatcagGGAGCCCAGGGTCATCTGGTTTTTCGGTATAGGCCGTCAGCCTCGCCAGaatgattcgttccaacagtttcccggcggtgttCAGTAGActgattggtctatatgccgacgggtcgccaggtggtttTTCGCACACAAAAgcccgcgtggatgcgacgtttgaagaaccggatcgctacattgcggaccaagattggtcgattaacacagtacaagcaggggaatcgatcaacgaggctatTTCGTTATgctgctgaaattgtgaagcccgcagaactccgagatctcacagaagtcaacattatGGAGATCCTCaacacccatgtacagcggttgagtgctcttgcaaAACGATTGtggcgttatggagaatgttcgaagcggaaaggacaaaaccggatgttcaacattaacagTACCGATCAGTATATAAACAAAagggagttctacaactgcatccgaaacgaaaAGCCTGATTATGAACagggccttccggagattggcgacgtcacacagttctgggccaatctatgggagagccctgtccagcacagcgacgacGGGATGTAGTtagcagaagaagagcgacagtgtactgaagttggagacatgaccgcggtcgtagtaaccgccCAGGATATACtcgagg includes:
- the LOC109422970 gene encoding head-specific guanylate cyclase, coding for MACPFSRHPPSEMLHRQHSIAEGAGWNLDEDLSEIPDDALTLTHLNAAIQLLTAPSNEDVYEALMSLIDKHRNRWPALEKLRTDRNALHIYPHYDYLADVQDNLNRIDESSASEILVLLGNELIHTACVGIIERAFKCLGSNLQEFLGSLDGVYDVLKLQEEDISDTGFVCAGEGELIFTSERPVLAWLLLGCLQALSRLLFHYEPPIEMEPLDGDVPRYRYLFKLDDFEEQVVPIVADNRVHGTLRESVSSDTKDLKMDNDFFCKAFPWHFIMDENLNLVQVGQGFSRLFKNYMATSGLSACTYFRFKRPRGLSLRFREIVRRTNTPFMISLRAPPGRPDFFAKGLEIKGQMVFCPESNSLLFVGSPFLDGLEGLTCNGLFISDIPLHDATREVILVGEQARAQDGLRRRMDKLKSSIEEANAAVTKERKKNVNLLQLMFPEDIAEKLWLGAQIDAKTYSDVTMLFSDIVGFTSICSRATPFMVINMLECLYKHFDELCGFFDVYKVETIGDAYCVASGLHRASIYDAHKVAWMALRMIETCSLYNTHDGQHIRMRIGIHTGTVLTGVVGRKMPRYCLFGHNVTIANKFESGSEACKINCSPTTKEWLIKHPGYNFQLQPRDASCMPKEFAEAKGLPCYFLEGYKHPTVNDDATIQEHIEAAMKQTLLDGSETIIVEESK